In the Solanum pennellii chromosome 5, SPENNV200 genome, one interval contains:
- the LOC107019523 gene encoding uncharacterized protein LOC107019523 has translation MNISILLRHSGIWESDVLYERYKSDGIVVGENISFVNLISTIAAELGIDDSKKNIDIRYVVEGNSSPLCIRNDMGVKLYVEIKKHEAGFGTYPLCIDTSDKGVEEIINFDATTGAIMCVECEKNDAKALNIVESSIDYEYYIPKMDIDKYISDTNNSFVEENQMYKDKSTLKVVMENYKIKNGFNFKFKRSDNKSYVLVCHLDDCCWKLKASVRKNSETFIVRYFNSEHTCPLRDRVLSKVQSTVGFISGVTAPKLKNHKRKHTPSDIINDIREMYGVEISYQQAWRAKERALELIRGKPADGYRNMPRYIYMLETVYLNSYIRMHKSEYNEFMYLFISLRPMMRGFEFCRPVVVVDASHLSGAYRGTFVSASTLDGAGCILHLAYGVVDTENDCSWTWFFQQFKNAFGEREKMCIVSDRNESIKKGVSIVYPTVPHFACIWHLWKNVCSNFRRSRTILSDLFYSMAKAY, from the exons atgaatatttcgATCTTGTTGCGACATTCTGGAATATGGGAAAGTGATGTTTTGTACGAGCGATACAAAAGTGATGGAATAGTGGTTGGTGAAAATATTTCGTTCGTGAATCTTATTTCAACAATTGCGGCTGAGTTGGGTATTGACGATtcgaaaaaaaatatagatattagATATGTTGTTGAAGGAAATTCGTCTCCATTGTGTATTCGAAATGATATGGGTGTAAAATTGTATGTAGAAATTAAGAAACATGAGGCTGGGTTCGGAACTTATCCTTTATGCATTGATACTTCAGATAAAGGTGTTGAAGAGATAATAAATTTCGATGCAACAACAGGTGCCATCATGTGTGTTGAGTGTGAAAAAAACGACGCAAAGGCTCTCAATATTGTTGAATcatcaattgattatgaatatTACATACCGAAAATGGATATTGATAAGTATATATCAGACACAAATAATTCATTTGTGGAAGAGAATCAAATGTATAAGGATAAGTCAACTCTGAAGGTGGTAAtggaaaattacaaaataaagaatggtttcaactttaaatttaaaagatcTGATAACAAAAG ctACGTATTAGTTTGTCATTTAGATGATTGTTGTTGGAAATTGAAGGCATCTGTTAGAAAGAATTCAGAAACATTCATAGTGAGATACTTTAATAGTGAACATACCTGTCCATTAAGGGATAGGGTATTAAGCAAGGTACAATCCACAGTTGGGTTTATTAGTGGTGTGACAGCGCCTAAATTAAAGaatcataaaagaaaacatactcCGAGCGATATAATTAATGATATCAGGGAAATGTATGGCGTTGAGATTTCTTATCAACAGGCATGGCGCGCAAAAGAGCGTGCATTGGAGCTTATAAGAGGTAAACCTGCTGATGGCTACAGAAACATGCCAAGATACATATATATGCTGGAAACTGTGTATctaaattcatatataaggaTGCATAAGTCTGAATACAACGAATTTATGTATCTTTTCATATCATTAAGGCCAATGATGAGAGGATTTGAGTTCTGTAGGccagttgttgttgttgatgcttCACATCTTAGTGGAGCTTATCGAGGTACATTTGTGTCTGCTAGTACACTTGATGGAGCAG GTTGCATATTGCATTTGGCATACGGAGTTGTTGACACAGAAAATGATTGTTCATGGACATGGTTCTTTCAACAATTTAAGAATGCATTTGGTGAGAGGGAAAAAATGTGTATTGTATCTGACAGAAATGAAAGCATAAAGAAAGGTGTGAGTATTGTTTATCCAACTGTTCCTCATTTTGCATGCATATGGCACCTCTGGAAAAATGTGTGTTCAAACTTTAGGAGAAGCAGGACCATTCTAAGTGATCTGTTTTATTCAATGGCTAAGGCTTATTGA